From a single Ursus arctos isolate Adak ecotype North America unplaced genomic scaffold, UrsArc2.0 scaffold_34, whole genome shotgun sequence genomic region:
- the MC2R gene encoding adrenocorticotropic hormone receptor, which translates to MKHIINLYENINDTARNNSDCPHVVLPEEIFFIISIIGVLENLMVLLAVIKNKNLQSPMYFFICSLAISDMLGSLYKILENILIMFRNMGYLKPRGNFETTADDIIDSLFILSLLGSIFSLSMIAADRYLTIFHALQYHSIVTMRRVIVVLMVTWMGCMGSAITMVIFSHHIPTVITFTSLFPLMLVFILCLYVHMFLLARSHARKILTLPRANMKGAITLTILLGVFIFCWAPFVLHVLLMTFCPNNPYCACYMSLFQVNGMLIMCNAVIDPFIYAFRSPELRDAFKKMIFCSRYQ; encoded by the coding sequence ATGAAGCACATTATTAATCTATATGAAAACATCAATGATACAGCAAGAAATAATTCAGACTGTCCTCATGTGGTTTTGCCAGAAgagatattttttataatatccaTCATTGGGGTTCTGGAAAATCTGATGGTCCTTCTGGCTGTGATCAAGAATAAGAATCTCCAGTCACCCATGTACTTTTTCATTTGCAGCTTGGCCATTTCTGATATGTTGGGCAGCCTATATAAGATCCTGGAAAATATCCTGATCATGTTCAGAAACATGGGTTATCTCAAGCCTCGTGGCAATTTTGAAACCACAGCAGATGATATTATTGACTCCCTGTTCATCCTCTCCCTCCTTGGCTCCATTTTCAGCCTGTCCATGATAGCAGCTGACCGCTACCTCACAATCTTCCATGCTCTGCAATACCACAGCATTGTAACCATGCGCCGTGTCATTGTTGTCCTGATGGTCACCTGGATGGGCTGCATGGGCAGTGCCATTACCATGGTGATCTTCTCTCATCACATCCCCACAGTGATCACCTTCACATCACTGTTCCCTCTGATGTTGGTCTTTATCCTCTGCCTTTATGTGCACATGTTCTTGCTTGCCCGTTCCCATGCCAGGAAGATTTTGACACTTCCCAGAGCCAACATGAAAGGGGCCATCACACTGACCATCCTGCTTGGGGTCTTCATCTTTTGCTGGGCCCCCTTTGTCCTTCATGTCCTGTTAATGACATTTTGCCCAAATAACCCTTACTGTGCCTGCTACATGTCCCTCTTTCAGGTGAATGGCATGTTGATTATGTGCAATGCAGTCATCGACCCCTTTATATATGCCTTCCGGAGCCCAGAACTCAGGGATGCATTTAAAAAGATGATCTTTTGTAGCCGGTACCAGTAG